A window of the Lactuca sativa cultivar Salinas chromosome 5, Lsat_Salinas_v11, whole genome shotgun sequence genome harbors these coding sequences:
- the LOC111881841 gene encoding cucumber peeling cupredoxin — protein sequence MAGSMKSCMVMLMMMMVASMQMQSSIAQTRHVVGDALGWTIPPNGAAAYTTWASQQNFTVGDSLVFNFTTGAHNVAEVSQAAYGPCTTTNPISIATAGPATLTLTTPGTHYYVCTVGSHCQIGQKLTVNVVAAAAAPTTPPPAPTPTTPPPAATPTPTPTPSPVSPPTTSPTPAPGPSTTITPPTSSPAPSPVGDRPPSPPESSPSPTGSTTPSPAGDSTPPPPAPSNAASLMAAVPVTFLAFALAFFY from the exons ATGGCTGGATCAATGAAGTCGTGTATGGttatgttgatgatgatgatggtagctTCCATGCAGATGCAAAGCTCCATTGCTCAGACAAGACATGTCGTCGGAGACGCCTTGGGCTGGACCATTCCTCCAAACGGCGCCGCCGCTTACACAACCTGGGCATCCCAACAGAACTTCACCGTCGGCGACTCTCTTG TTTTTAACTTCACCACCGGTGCGCACAACGTGGCGGAAGTATCACAAGCGGCGTATGGCCCATGCACCACCACCAACCCGATTTCCATCGCCACCGCCGGCCCTGCCACCCTCACCTTGACGACTCCAGGCACCCACTACTACGTTTGCACTGTCGGATCACATTGCCAAATTGGTCAGAAGTTGACCGTCAACGTAGTTGCTGCAGCCGCCGCACCTACCACCCCACCACCAGCACCCACACCCACCACTCCTCCTCCAGCAGCCACCCCCACCCCCACACCAACACCGTCACCGGTTTCTCCGCCAACCACCAGCCCAACCCCAGCCCCCGGCCCTTCCACCACCATCACACCACCTACCTCTTCTCCCGCACCTTCTCCGGTTGGAGACAGACCACCATCACCTCCTGAATCCAGCCCATCTCCTACAGGCAGCACCACCCCATCTCCTGCCGGTGACTCCACTCCTCCTCCACCAGCACCTAGCAACGCTGCATCTTTGATGGCTGCGGTGCCGGTCACTTTTTTGGCCTTTGCTTTAGCTTTCTTTTACTAG